Within the Carassius gibelio isolate Cgi1373 ecotype wild population from Czech Republic chromosome B4, carGib1.2-hapl.c, whole genome shotgun sequence genome, the region TATATTCGGACAGTCTCTCTGAAAATGTTTTCTTATCTCGAGCAGTTAATCTCTCTGAGAAAGGATAGCAGCGAATATCAGATGGTGGAGAGATTTGTCAGTCATGATGGCTTACTGGATGTTCCCATCATATCCATCAAAAGAATCCAGAACATAGACCTTTGGGAGCTGTTTTGTAGGTAAGGAGAATGTCTGCTCCTTCTAGGATCATTTTGTTGAAtctcaaaataaaatgaactCTTGTATGTATGTCTTATTATCTTCATTATGAATAATAcagattattatcattattttgtatataaagaaAATGACGGCAGTTTATAAAGCCAAATTCTCTCTTGCATTCTCATTCCTATTATTCTCagtgttttaaatatatagaCCAATGCTACTTATGCGTAATCGAAGGGTAATgcccctttttgggggaaaacaaaatgattcccctgatacagaactcgctctaatttcttgatagcaaaaattgcacaaacatacacactctcttcGCCGGCCGAGGACCGTGAGAGGTATTTAATGAAGCTACTGGACACAGTGTTTACAGTGTCTACAGTGTTTATTTGGCAGTGGCCAAATATGGACATCTAACGTTACCATTATCTCGTGGAATCACCAAGTAGCCTATTTTTGTCATTAACACACTCACAGTATGATAAACTAGACGATGAGGCCATGTCAAGAGGAGTCGGTGGTTTACTTGGATCGtatttcacttgatttaagctattgacagttttgttgtaGTTAGAAAAATGAAGCTGCTAGCATTAGGCATTCTACCTTGGCTGTTAACTGATTTTACGTTTGAAATATTCGCAGGCTAGGACTAAACAATATCAGTTTGAAATTGTGTCTGACAGGCCTGtacacatcagaaacaatgaaaaacaaaaggtccctgtagcgagttctgtatcaggaatccgtttgttttcccccaaataGGGGCGTTACccttcgatgacgcaaaagtagcgttggtctatatctatctatatacattCCAATTGATATGTGACTCTGGACCGCAAAACCAATCTTATGTGTCAATTTTTAGAAATTGAGAAAAGAtataaataagatttccattgatgtttggtttatcaggatctgacaatatttggccgagattcaactattttaaaatttggaatctgagggtgcaaaaaaaatcgaaataccgtattttccggactataaatcgcacctgagcataagtcgcatcagtccaaaaatacaacatgatgaggaaaaaaatataaaaatataaatataatacaaatcgcactggactataagtcgcatttatttagaaccaagaaccaagaaaaaacattaacgtctccagccgcgagagggtgctctttGTTTATtaggggtagactacaggagcactgagcagcatagagcgccctctcatggctgtagatggtaatgtattctcttggttcttggttcatgtcaaataaattttgataaataagtcgcacctgactataagtcgcaggaccagccaaactatgaaaaaaagtgtgacttatagtccggaaaatacggtactgagaaaattaatctaaatgaatttttagcagtgcatattactaatcaaaaattaagttttgatatattaacgatggtaaatttaaaaaatatcttcatggaacacaaCTTACTCAATCcccctaatgatttttggtataaaagaaaaatgtataaatttgatcattacagtgtttttttttttggctattgctaccaATATACTCCAGCGCCTTAGGACTTGTttcgtggtccagggtcacatatgtcttGCTCCATGTAAGATGATTTGTGAAAGAATCTTATGAACatgcaccaaaaaaataaaaaaaaaataaaaaaaataataataatctatatacCAAAAAGgacatgtttgtaaatgtaaatggttATTTTCATTATCTATATAAATtctcatgaataataataataacaaatgtgtgTATAATACGCATTGTCATTATAGttggattgtttttgtttgtttgttttttgaataaTACTATTTCTTTACAAATTCATTCATATTCCCATTAATCATTCAATGAAAAGTATTTGTGATCCAGATGcatgtttttacaaattataaagGTCGTTTTACTTGCATGTCATTTTACTTGCTGAATACTTGTCTTGAATCCTTAGGAAAAAAATCCAGTTGATGAGGATAAAAGGACAATCAGATATTAAAGAGCAAATGCTGTTCCATGGAACAGATGCAAAAAACGTGCACTCTATTTGCACATTTAATTTTAACTGCAGACTATCAGACACGAAAAGAACAGCACACGTATATGGCAAAGGTGAGCTAAGATTAtaacattttctctctctttttttttttttttttttttttttttacatatgaatATGTAGTAGCATGTGGTATGAATTTTTAACTTAACATGTAATGTAGtatatgttgtaaaaaaaaatattttttgcaggaACATACTTTGCAAAACATGCATCCCATGCTATCAGATACAGTAAAGCCAGGCATGGAACCAGAGTCCTGCTGCTTGCCCGCGTTATTGTTGGGAAGTACAAAACAGGCCATCGTGATGACTGTACACCTAATGATGAGCAGGACGAAAACATACACGATAGTTGTGTAGATGACGTGTGCCATCCGAAGATTTTTGTTATCTTTGATTCCACTCAGATATATCCAGAGTACATACTTGAATTTCGCAGCAACTAATTGATTGCAATAATAAATTCTGGGAGAActtgaaaatgtgtgtaaaatgccAGAATGTTTACATAATGCAGGTTAATACagaattaagaaaaatatttttgcaaaaggtagggttttaatgcattttagagGACAAAGTCATTTATTGTTATACTGTatgaatttaacatttattttcaccCAGAAACAGTAAAGACCACCAGAAGCTCACTTCAAGTAGTGATTTACCCTCCACTCTTGGCcaagaatcataaaaaaaaaaataactcataCGAGTTGAGATCACAGAATTGATAACCAAAGGATCAACATGGGAGTTGAAGCTCAACAGACACCTATCCCAAAAATACTGAAAGGTGACGTGTTGAAACTAAACACAATACTTTAGCGTCGCTACAGTATACTTCATTATTTGCCTCATGTTTTGAAAACGgtgcactttttaaataaaataaaaaaaatctataaatatatttatttcttaccAACTCTGTGTAGTCTGTTAGTAGTCTGTGTTTTTCTTACTTGGTTTCTCAATGTGCGTTATCCATCGTTTACTCCTAATAGCTCATAgttccttaaaggaatagttcaaactAAAATTTCAAAAAAGTTCAGCGTTATTATATCTGCATATCATTTATACTTTCAccatcattccaaacctatatgacttgaaacacaaaatgagaaatTTGGAACAAAGTACTAGTCACATGAGGAGACCCCTAGTTGTTACAAACAAAACTGAAATCGGTTTATTTGCATGCTAAGCATGACAATATAAGTAGCACTTCCTGTTTTTGAGATTTTCCCGAATGCATTGCGATTCTTTCTCAAGTCGATCCTGAGCttagttttgaacagcagatggcactgcatgctttagaaacaccCATACTCTGCTTGGTACCAAATACACAAACTTGAgcctaaaataatcattcataaaatgcGAAAACTTTGAAGCAAATTACAAGGATGTTCACAATAGTCTATTTACATTAATCTTGCATCATAAAAGCGTTCTTAGTTGGGGTGAAATTAACGTTACATGACTCGCACAATGAATGCACCAGCACTCTTTGGCACtcttcttcatgagcatttgagagTGCTGATAAAAACTAGAttagagcgccatctgctgttaaaatctaAACTCGGAATCGATGCATCCTGAAAATCTCAAATTCGATCCACGAATCGATTCTACATCAATTTATCGTCCCAGCCCAACTGTGTAAACGGTTTTGTAGAACATAAATCGCATGGCAcagctttaataaaataaataaataaataaatcctctcTTTGTCGTTGACTGAGCCAAACCGATACAAACAAAATGGAAatctgtttatttgtgtgttaacCGTGACAATATTGCCACGACCAAAGGCAACAGATTGAGCAAGAACTTCCTGTTTTTGAACAAGACCGGTGTACGATTGGTGAAGTGTTTGAAAACACACTGTGTAGACCGTTTCAAGGAACATAAATTACACCatgcagctttaaaataaataaataatctctcTGTCACTGACTAACCGGAACGAATCAGTCAAAGTAGTCTTCAATGTCAATGTTAGGATTAAGAAGCTCCTCGCCATATCGGGATAAGTCCATCTGGTTGAGAATGAGGTTCTCGAAAGTTTCCTCCAGGTCCGTCTCTCCGATAAGGACGGCTCCCACCATTCGGCCCCCAGTCAGAACCACCTTTACATACTCCTGGCCTTTTGTACAGCGCACAAGAAGCTCATGGTCCTGACCCAAACCCTGAGCATTAAACTTCCCTAGCAAAAccacctgaaaaaaataaataaataaaagatattaaATGGTTGCAAAATGTATTGCCAAATGTGAAAACTACTTTTGTGCCATGCACTGAGAATGCTCTTAAAATTATTCTTCAATTCCTTGTTTTGAATTTTAATTAAGGTTGCAATTAggcttattattttacaataaaaactgaacaaaaaactaataaaaacacaaatgagcCATAAACGTTATCATACAACATATGAAGTGCttataaaaacaacagaaagcatggatattttaatttattattttgaatttttttttcttaaatgcaatTTTGTTTCATATAACATCTATGAAACATAAcggcacacatttttttttttttttttttttacacacacacacacacacacacatacatatacagtgtatatatatatatatatatatatatatatatatatatatatatatatatatatatatatatatatatataattattattgtgtgAATTGTGTGAtggtattattgtattattgtgtTTATGTGGCCAGAGACAATTGAATCAATATCGAAAATTTCTTCAGAAAGAGAGGTACCAACTAGAAGAGCATACATATTTCTTAAAGAGACAGACACGAACAAAAGGACTCACCTTGTAGTTGAAGAATTTGGTGATGTGTGAGAACAGCTCAAAGCAGAAGTCCAGCTCTATGGGCTCCTCCAGAACATCCGCAGCCATACAACGTGCTGCGTACCAGCCCATCTGACGCGCCTGAGTCCACAATCGCATCttacacaggacaggagagaagttTTAGAAAGCCAACCCCCAGTACATCATTTATACCGAGATACAGCTGTACCTGTTGCCAGAGAGCGCTGGGCTCCCAGCCTGCAGTGCACACATCTCCAGCCGCATACACATCCTGTTCAGACGTCCGCATATGATCGTCCACTCTCAGACCACGATCTCCTGCCAGTTCAAACTGAAACGGGACACATAACATGAAAAAAGCCTTGAATTCTGCCGTACCGGGCCACTTGCTGTTCATTTCATTGATAAAAGAAGCTACATTTACCTGACCCAGAAAAAATACATGTGTAATATGTTTGAATGTTATTAGTTATTCACCGACAATGctgttaataaatacaattatatactaatatatatattagtacataCAATATTGACAGATATCCTTCTAATGTTACATGTCCATATTTATCCATTCAGTAATAACCAAAATGATATTTATAAATGGATGaatgaaagtgaaataaatgGGTCAAttcaaatgcatatatttttgtaCATGGTTTCCACTGAGAAAAGGATCGGTGTTTGGCACGACGCCTGTTGCGCTAACGACGAAATCACATCCATAAATCGTCCCATTGGTTAACTGAACATAAGCTGGCCACagtcctaaaaaaaaatacaaaataaaataactgagtttattttattccagctgtaaagcactgcagatgaattattactttaatgatgataattattattattaaacctaatTCAGATTTCTCCGTGTCGAGTTGGGACCGCAAGAACTCCTGCTGGGTGTAGATCTGGCTAACCTCACACTCATATTCTATATGGACTCCACTGGAATTCTGTCAAATGAAGGAAAACAATCAGAATAAGTCAAAAGTGACAATCCTCCACCATTTTATTGGGACTAATGTACAACTGTGAAAATATACTGGATACAAACCTGCTCTGTTCCTCTTAGTTCAATCCCCTGATGCCAATCTGGGCCCAAGGCGCTGCCGAGCTCCCCTGTAGCCCCACTCTGGCCTGCTATCAAACACAcacgtttttgtttttgttttttttttcagtcttttcgTTCTCACcatcctttcctatcaaaatgcaTGTCACAGATGCGAACACACATGGAATGGAAGTGTGTAAACATGACTGACACAACGTGAGGCCGTATTTCTTTTTCAACGTGTGAAAATGTCAGACGACAGAAATAGAACAATGtaaatggtattattattattattacaaaaaagtaATAAGAAGTGCAAGTGTCCAAACAAGGACTGGTACATGCTACATATTATGATCATTTCAGTAAAACTATTTATAATTCATTAGTGAGAAAGCAGGCTTACTCTTATTACTTTACATCAACCTGCCAGAAGAGGGCAGCagtgctcagtgtgtgtgtgtgtgtgtgtgtgtaagccagTGTGTGAGCTGAATTCACACCTCCAGTCTTGTCAGTAGTGTAGCGTGCTCTCTTGCAGGGCAAAGATCTGTCTTTTTTCTCAGCCTCCAGTGAGGGAATGAGAAACTGAGCAGCTCCTGCATCGAAGAATGTGTTTCCTATGGCTTTATCCTTTATAGCCCAGATCACTTCACATCCTTCCACTTCATACCTACAGGAGCACACGGCAGGCATTACCAAATAtcacaatataataatatcacttttttttaagcTTGTTCTGTCTGCATACTGTAGGGACCTGGACTTCCAAACAAAAATGTGGATGCACCTACACATGCATTAATTATTACATGcttgttattatttaattatgatcACCAATCTGTAGTAAAATcatcaaaatatgaaaatacaaaacacaaatgGTTGTTATTAGAATTATAGAATATAGTGGAAATGTTAAactgaaaacatatatatatatatatatatatatatatatatatatatatatatatatatatatatatatatatatatatatatatattattctttatattgcaacataattgtaataatttttcacattaatgataatagtaaaataatCCAAATACCAAAcgaattgtgaaataaatgtgaGAAGAAGAATTATGAAGCGGAAATGTatagaaatatacttaaaaaaaattaacaaacaacCAATTTATACACAATTATATTTCTATACAAAACTAATAGTGCATTGGAGTTGATgttgaggggtgtgtgtgtgttttctgctgttgttttttggtgtgtgtgtgtgtgtttactgtccAGATCCCATATTGTCAATATTAACGATCCAGATACTTACACCAATTCTAATGCGATTCCTCCATTGCCAATGACAACTATCCTTTTAGCCTTTGATAAACGCTTTTGAAACTCCTGTGAAAATAGCATCAATCATCAATTCATGCTTGAATTGGACACACCTTgcatgatctctcttattttgttaaaattattcacattttcacagattctgcaaggggttcccaaacttgcGCATGCCAGTGTAATTTTCATTATTAACGAGTGTACCTGAGCGCTGTCTGTGTCCCGTATGCCCAGCACATGAGGGTTATCGAGAGAGAGAAGCTTGGGTCTGGCTCCGCTGCAGATACACAGCTTTTTATAATGAAACGTCTGACCGTTCTCTGCTTGTAAAAGCTGCAGAAATTCAGAGAGGGATTCAAATTCCATTTAGAATGTTTTAGGAAAAAGAAGCAAAGTGGTTGTCTTAACATACATGCTCTTCAGCTCGCAGGAGGTTCACTGCAGATTGTATGACTTTCAGATTGGGATACTTTTCTTCTAAAACACTGGAGGGCTGTTCCTCGATATCGAATTCTTCCAACGTCTTTGACACCTAGATGAAGAAAGGttgtggtttatatatatatatatatatatatatatatatataattcaatatcCAGATTTTTTagcatattgtattatatttattaactcaTGTTTTACCTAACAAATGTGGAATCTGTTTGTACAATTTgtatttgttaataaataaaataaatgtttaaggaCGTAacaataaaggttttaaaatagTCTATTTTTCCACAATAAATAGTCAAAGTGCTCCAAATTAAAGAAAGACAGAATTTCAAGTTAAATACCAAACCTGTTTGAAATTTGTAACCGTCTTTACTAAGGGTGAGGCTGTCAGAAGACAAACTTCATCTGAGGCGAACTGCGATGCGATCTGCAAAAGTTTTCAAAGTTGTAAGCCCAGACAGTTATCAGACCAGTCATTATAGATCAGTTATCGATTTGTTCGTACCTGTTCTGCACAAGTTACACCTGCGATTCCTCCACCGACGATCACAAATGTGACTTGCTTATCTGAAGCCATTGGACTTCAGCAACGTGTGCGGTACAAACTTTATATCAGCCTGGACGACACCGCTATTCAGCTGCTTGGTTTTTGACGCTTTCTTGATCTTTTGTATTCTCTGCTAAAGATTTATGATCATATTAATCACTAAAAAGACACGTATTAAGAGCAACCTCAACGCGACTATATTTAGTATGATTCAACTTCCGTGTTTACCTTTTTCAGCAGACTACGGAAAGCGTAAAGGGTCAAACTGTATGCGCTTTGCTATAATATTAGATTCTAGAGCGCTATATAAATTATcaaaagctattattattatgttgttgtaACTTTACAACCAAACAAGATTCAAAATCACATTCCAGAACATAACACATCTTATTCGGTCTTGGTTGagcataacaaaaaaagaaatagtaataacagtaataataataataataataataataataataataaaatgtcaatttttttttatttttatatcatgatTTCATCACTATTATTTGTCATGTTGGGTTTTCTATATTGCAAGCTGTTTGATCATTACAGCCAAATTAATATCCCTATAATAAAgccttttaagaaaaaaaatatgaaaaagtatggcGGATATTTAGGTCAAAGTGAATGGGTGAAGAtgaaaatctttgtttttattttatatttgttattaaaaaaatgagaacaaagatacacattacagattcagatattatacaaataaaatagtgttttattttcaggtacaataggtaTATTTAGCTTGAGcattaaaaaaactgaatgaacaaataaaaaaaaaataaaacactatataccttgattcctattaaagcaacaGTATTGAGTGACCTTTCTCTGTGTGTTAGGAGTTTTATCAACATTCCAGGAATAATtcccccaaaaattaaaatagtgttttatatttttataccttCATGTActcaaaaatagttttaaacctgaataagTTTCCTTCTTCTGCTTAACATGAATGCTATTTTcaaggtggaaaaccaaacagtatatatatatatatatatatatatatatatatatatatatatatatattacagtcgGCAGCATGTTCATTTCTGTCTCATTAAGACCTGCACGCATCTAATATACAGACatgcatctgtttctttcagttgtctactttcattttagacataactgTTACGGAGGAGAGCCAGAGACGTTTGGATCCAAATGCAGAGCTTTATTtaagaatggtcaaacaggcagaaatcaggaatggcgtcaggtgtgtcagggataaccacagtcaaaaccagaaacaagcagagatcggggcaggcagcagagaatcagagtcggagTACACGGTCCAAAGATCAAACACGGGAATAACAAACATAGGGAGAAACTCTCAGAAATgttagacaggctaaacaagacttctcAAACTGgtggagtgagtgtgctgcttatatatgtgtgtgtgtgtgtattagctgaaatgaggtgcaggtgtgagtGCAGATGTAGGTGTTTGTGTGCAATCAGTACCAGgaatgaggcaggatgggaaatggagttcttGAATGAGTcctgagtcctgagtggagtgctcTCTACTCAAGATCATGGGCACTCCAactaatgatcgtgacaataaCCAACTGAGgctatacataaaccttgtgtgttctGACAGTATTAACACAAAACATAGTGTTAGTTCAGTAATCAGGTACAGTTTTCGTGCCATGCTTTGATTGTGCTCTGAAATACAGCACGTCAGAAAAGCACACAAATGAAACATATAAATAACCAGTAAGGCTTTAAAGcagatgcaaaacaaacaaaaaaacaaacaaaaaaaaagttattttgtgaaTAAGTCAGGTGTCCCGTAAGAATAACTCTACCGCTGAGTTAACActgatgttaaagggttagttcacccaaatattaaaattatgtcatatgTCATGTCATGACTAACAAAGTACATGCAAGtccttgattataattttaactagtgtattatttgcaaataaatatattgttaatatggttaatataatattattgtttattgttgttaataaaaattgcaccattacatttgttttttgttaaatatgcaaTACAAATTCAATTGAAATGACATTAAAAGTATAAGTCCTTTTCAGTCCATTCAGCTATACACTTAAACCACATTTCAAAGACAGTAGAATTAATTCTAATATTGCATATTAAGATTTTACTGAGGAAATTAGCCCAATAAGATTATTgcctttaaataacttttaatttattcatttgatctattattatttaaatacattttcatttaattgcaaatagcatgtaattaagtgtccaaaaacattacattcagattgCATGGAAGTATagtcttttaaataatattattccatttgaatttacaattttaatgtgaaatatcaAACCAGTTTGCAATTATTCACAAAGGAAGAGGCTGTCAGAAGATCAATTTATTCTGATGGGAAATGCAAtttgatcttaaaaaaaataaataaagttaattaaactggattattagtactttatttatttactctttattattatatctatttTTCATGTTAGCTTTAAAAGTATGTTacagctgcggtaggtaacttttgacgctctagcagttaataaacagaactgcttgcatcttgcggaagaacatcgtagccggaactacttctctctgtttatgtctatgaagaatcacaaaggtactgggttactccgccgcggtatccccgaagcaatctaaaatagtccgaatataaacacttattataggtgcaccc harbors:
- the pyroxd1 gene encoding pyridine nucleotide-disulfide oxidoreductase domain-containing protein 1 isoform X1, which encodes MASDKQVTFVIVGGGIAGVTCAEQIASQFASDEVCLLTASPLVKTVTNFKQVSKTLEEFDIEEQPSSVLEEKYPNLKVIQSAVNLLRAEEHLLQAENGQTFHYKKLCICSGARPKLLSLDNPHVLGIRDTDSAQEFQKRLSKAKRIVVIGNGGIALELVYEVEGCEVIWAIKDKAIGNTFFDAGAAQFLIPSLEAEKKDRSLPCKRARYTTDKTGAGQSGATGELGSALGPDWHQGIELRGTEQNSSGVHIEYECEVSQIYTQQEFLRSQLDTEKSELGLWPAYVQLTNGTIYGCDFVVSATGVVPNTDPFLSGNHFELAGDRGLRVDDHMRTSEQDVYAAGDVCTAGWEPSALWQQMRLWTQARQMGWYAARCMAADVLEEPIELDFCFELFSHITKFFNYKVVLLGKFNAQGLGQDHELLVRCTKGQEYVKVVLTGGRMVGAVLIGETDLEETFENLILNQMDLSRYGEELLNPNIDIEDYFD
- the pyroxd1 gene encoding pyridine nucleotide-disulfide oxidoreductase domain-containing protein 1 isoform X2, coding for MASDKQVTFVIVGGGIAGVTCAEQIASQFASDEVCLLTASPLVKTVTNFKQVSKTLEEFDIEEQPSSVLEEKYPNLKVIQSAVNLLRAEEHLLQAENGQTFHYKKLCICSGARPKLLSLDNPHVLGIRDTDSAQEFQKRLSKAKRIVVIGNGGIALELVYEVEGCEVIWAIKDKAIGNTFFDAGAAQFLIPSLEAEKKDRSLPCKRARYTTDKTGGQSGATGELGSALGPDWHQGIELRGTEQNSSGVHIEYECEVSQIYTQQEFLRSQLDTEKSELGLWPAYVQLTNGTIYGCDFVVSATGVVPNTDPFLSGNHFELAGDRGLRVDDHMRTSEQDVYAAGDVCTAGWEPSALWQQMRLWTQARQMGWYAARCMAADVLEEPIELDFCFELFSHITKFFNYKVVLLGKFNAQGLGQDHELLVRCTKGQEYVKVVLTGGRMVGAVLIGETDLEETFENLILNQMDLSRYGEELLNPNIDIEDYFD
- the LOC127956779 gene encoding protein mono-ADP-ribosyltransferase PARP11; translation: MLCEELSALALEDDTIDEVEYMDTSDTQWYWYYKAKCGVWHRVEDDPKSFMSSGDLDRCYLRNPQGVINMSTAGGQIQINFAASTQVNLKTGTEKRIKRSFQTDTGFRCKCDEIYPSPPPHWRGVDPQTPYQLISLRKDSSEYQMVERFVSHDGLLDVPIISIKRIQNIDLWELFCRKKIQLMRIKGQSDIKEQMLFHGTDAKNVHSICTFNFNCRLSDTKRTAHVYGKGTYFAKHASHAIRYSKARHGTRVLLLARVIVGKYKTGHRDDCTPNDEQDENIHDSCVDDVCHPKIFVIFDSTQIYPEYILEFRSN